A region from the Lemur catta isolate mLemCat1 chromosome 7, mLemCat1.pri, whole genome shotgun sequence genome encodes:
- the MAP4K2 gene encoding mitogen-activated protein kinase kinase kinase kinase 2 isoform X2: MALLRDVSLQDPRDRFELLQRVGAGTYGDVYKARDTVTSELAAVKIVKLDPGDDISSLQQEITILRECRHPNVVAYIGSYLRNDRLWICMEFCGGGSLQEIYHATGPLEERQIAYVCREALKGLHHLHSQGKIHRDIKGANLLLTLQGDVKLADFGVSGELTASVAKRRSFIGTPYWMAPEVAAVERKGGYNELCDVWALGITAIELGELQPPLFHLHPMRALMLMSKSNFQPPKLRDKTRWTQNFHHFLKLALIKNPKKRPTAEKLLQLPRALLTQLLDKANDPHLGTPSPEDCELETYDMFPDTIHSRGQHGPAERTPSEIQFHQVKFGAPRRKETDPLNEPWEEEWTLLGKEELSGSLLQSVQEALEERSLTMRPASELQELDSPEDSMGTIKRAPFLGPPPSEPAAEDPLSSPPGTLPPPPQGPDSPPLLPTAWATIKQQEDPERSSCHGLPPTPKVHMGACFSKVFNGCPLRIHAAVTWIHPVTRDQFLVVGAEEGIYTLNLHELHEDTLEKLISHRCSWLYCVNNVLLSLSGKSTHIWAHDLPGLFEQRRLQQQVPLSIPTNRLTQRIIPRRFALSTKIPDTKGCLQCRVVRNPYTGSTFLLAALPASLLLLQWYEPLQKFLLLKNFSSPLPCPAGMLEPLVLDGKELPQVCVGAEAPEGPGCRVLFHVLPLEAGLTPDILIPPEGISGSAQQVIQVDRDTVLVSFERCVRIVNMQGEPTATLAPELTFDFPIETVVCLQDSVLAFWSHGMQGRSLDTNEVTQEITDETRIFRVLGAYRDIILESIPTDNLGAHSNLYILTGHQSTY, encoded by the exons ATGGCGCTGCTGCGGGACGTGTCGCTGCAGGATCCGCGGGACCGCTTCGAGCTGCTGCAGCGCGTGGGAGCCGGGACCTATGGCGACGTCTACAAG GCCCGCGACACGGTCACGTCCGAACTGGCCGCCGTGAAGATAGTCAAGCTAGACCCAG GCGACGACATCAGCTCCCTCCAGCAGGAAATCACCATCCTCCGGGAGTGCCGCCACCCCAATGTGGTGGCCTACATTGGCAGCTACCTCAG GAATGACCGCCTGTGGATCTGCATGGAGTTCTGCGGAGGGGGGTCCCTGCAGGAGATTTACCACG CCACTGGGCCCCTGGAGGAACGGCAGATTGCCTATGTCTGCCGAGAGGCACTGAAG GGGCTCCACCACTTGCATTCTCAGGGGAAGATCCACAGAGACATCAAG GGAGCCAACCTTCTCCTCACTCTCCAGGGAGATGTCAAGCTGG CTGACTTTGGGGTGTCAGGCGAGCTGACGGCGTCTGTGGCCAAGAGGAGGTCTTTCATTGGGACGCCTTACTG GATGGCTCCAGAGGTGGCTGCTGTGGAGCGCAAAGGTGGCTACAATGAGCTGTGTGACGTCTGGGCCCTGGGCATCACCGCCATTGAGTTGGGCGAGCTACAGCCCCCTCTGTTTCACCTGCACCCCATGAG GGCCCTGATGCTCATGTCGAAGAGCAACTTCCAGCCGCCCAAACTGAGAGACAAGACTCGCTG GACCCAGAATTTCCACCATTTTCTCAAGCTGGCCTTGATCAAGAACCCCAAGAAGAGGCCAACAGCAGAGAAGCTtctgcag CTCCCTCGGGCCCTCCTCACACAGCTGTTGGACAAGGCCAATGACCCCCATCTGGGAACGCCCTCCCCTGAAGACTGTGAACTGGAG ACGTATGACATGTTTCCAGACACCATTCACTCCCGGGGTCAGCACGGCCCGGCCGAGAGGACCCCCTCGGAGATCCAGT TTCACCAGGTGAAATTTGGTGCCCCACGCAGGAAGGAAACAGACCCCCTAAATGAGCCG TGGGAGGAGGAGTGGACgctgctggggaaggaggagctgAGTGG GAGCCTGCTGCAGTCAGTCCAGGAGGCCCTGGAGGAAAG GAGCCTGACCATGCGGCCAGCCTCGGAACTGCAG GAGCTGGACTCTCCAGAGGATTCCATGGGAACCATCAAGCGGGCCCCATTCTTGGGGCCACCCCCCTCTGAGCCTGCAGCTGAGGACCCTCTATCCAGCCCCCCAG gaaccctgcccccacctccacaaGGCCCTGACAGCCCCCCACTGCTGCCCACCGCCTGGGCCACCATAAAGCAGCAGGAGGATCCTGAG AGGTCGTCCTGCCATGGgctgcccccaacccccaagGTGCAC ATGGGGGCCTGCTTCTCCAAAGTCTTCAATGGCTGCCCCCTGCGGATCCACGCTGCTGTCACCTGGATTCACCCTGTTACTCGGG ACCAGTTCCTGGTGGTGGGGGCCGAGGAAGGCATCTACACCCTCAACCTGCATGAACTGCACGAGGACACGCTGGAGAAG CTGATTTCACACCGCTGCTCCTGGCTCTACTGTGTGAACAATGTGCTGCTGTCACTCTCAG GGAAATCTACGCACATCTGGGCCCATGACCTGCCAGGCCTGTTTGAGCAGCGGCGACTACAGCAACAGGTTCCCCTCTCCATCCCCACCAACCGCCTCACCCAGCGCATCATCCCCAG GCGTTTTGCCCTGTCTACCAAGATTCCCGACACCAAAGGCTGCCTGCAGTGTCGTGTGG TGCGGAACCCCTACACGGGCAGCACCTTCCTGCTGGCCGCCCTGCCCGCCAGCCTGCTCCTGCTGCAGTGGTATGAGCCGCTGCAGAAGTTCCTGCTGCTGAAG AACTTCTccagccctctgccctgcccagctgggATGCTGGAGCCACTGGTGCTGGACGGGAAGGAGCTGCCTCAGGTGTGTGTGGGGGCCGAGGCACCCGAGGGGCCTGGCTGTCGTGTCCTGTTCCATGTCCTGCCCCTGGAGGCTGGCCTGACGCCTGACATCCTCATCCCACCTG AGGGGATCTCAGGCTCGGCCCAGCAGGTGATCCAGGTGGACAGGGACACCGTCCTCGTCAGCTTTGAAC GCTGTGTGAGGATAGTCAACATGCAGGGTGAGCCCACGGCCACACTGGCACCTGAGCTGACCTTTGACTTCCCCATCGAGACTGTGG TGTGTCTTCAGGACAGCGTGCTGGCCTTCTGGAGCCATGGGATGCAAGGCCGCAGCCTGGATACCAACGAG GTGACCCAGGAGATCACAGATGAGACGAGGATCTTCCGAGTGCTCGGGGCCTACAG AGACATCATCCTGGAGAGCATTCCCACCGACAACCTGGGAGCACACAGCAACCTTTACATTCTCACAGGCCATCAGAGCACTTACTGA
- the MAP4K2 gene encoding mitogen-activated protein kinase kinase kinase kinase 2 isoform X1, whose product MALLRDVSLQDPRDRFELLQRVGAGTYGDVYKARDTVTSELAAVKIVKLDPGDDISSLQQEITILRECRHPNVVAYIGSYLRNDRLWICMEFCGGGSLQEIYHATGPLEERQIAYVCREALKGLHHLHSQGKIHRDIKGANLLLTLQGDVKLADFGVSGELTASVAKRRSFIGTPYWMAPEVAAVERKGGYNELCDVWALGITAIELGELQPPLFHLHPMRALMLMSKSNFQPPKLRDKTRWTQNFHHFLKLALIKNPKKRPTAEKLLQHPFMTQQLPRALLTQLLDKANDPHLGTPSPEDCELETYDMFPDTIHSRGQHGPAERTPSEIQFHQVKFGAPRRKETDPLNEPWEEEWTLLGKEELSGSLLQSVQEALEERSLTMRPASELQELDSPEDSMGTIKRAPFLGPPPSEPAAEDPLSSPPGTLPPPPQGPDSPPLLPTAWATIKQQEDPERSSCHGLPPTPKVHMGACFSKVFNGCPLRIHAAVTWIHPVTRDQFLVVGAEEGIYTLNLHELHEDTLEKLISHRCSWLYCVNNVLLSLSGKSTHIWAHDLPGLFEQRRLQQQVPLSIPTNRLTQRIIPRRFALSTKIPDTKGCLQCRVVRNPYTGSTFLLAALPASLLLLQWYEPLQKFLLLKNFSSPLPCPAGMLEPLVLDGKELPQVCVGAEAPEGPGCRVLFHVLPLEAGLTPDILIPPEGISGSAQQVIQVDRDTVLVSFERCVRIVNMQGEPTATLAPELTFDFPIETVVCLQDSVLAFWSHGMQGRSLDTNEVTQEITDETRIFRVLGAYRDIILESIPTDNLGAHSNLYILTGHQSTY is encoded by the exons ATGGCGCTGCTGCGGGACGTGTCGCTGCAGGATCCGCGGGACCGCTTCGAGCTGCTGCAGCGCGTGGGAGCCGGGACCTATGGCGACGTCTACAAG GCCCGCGACACGGTCACGTCCGAACTGGCCGCCGTGAAGATAGTCAAGCTAGACCCAG GCGACGACATCAGCTCCCTCCAGCAGGAAATCACCATCCTCCGGGAGTGCCGCCACCCCAATGTGGTGGCCTACATTGGCAGCTACCTCAG GAATGACCGCCTGTGGATCTGCATGGAGTTCTGCGGAGGGGGGTCCCTGCAGGAGATTTACCACG CCACTGGGCCCCTGGAGGAACGGCAGATTGCCTATGTCTGCCGAGAGGCACTGAAG GGGCTCCACCACTTGCATTCTCAGGGGAAGATCCACAGAGACATCAAG GGAGCCAACCTTCTCCTCACTCTCCAGGGAGATGTCAAGCTGG CTGACTTTGGGGTGTCAGGCGAGCTGACGGCGTCTGTGGCCAAGAGGAGGTCTTTCATTGGGACGCCTTACTG GATGGCTCCAGAGGTGGCTGCTGTGGAGCGCAAAGGTGGCTACAATGAGCTGTGTGACGTCTGGGCCCTGGGCATCACCGCCATTGAGTTGGGCGAGCTACAGCCCCCTCTGTTTCACCTGCACCCCATGAG GGCCCTGATGCTCATGTCGAAGAGCAACTTCCAGCCGCCCAAACTGAGAGACAAGACTCGCTG GACCCAGAATTTCCACCATTTTCTCAAGCTGGCCTTGATCAAGAACCCCAAGAAGAGGCCAACAGCAGAGAAGCTtctgcag CACCCATTCATGACCCAGCAGCTCCCTCGGGCCCTCCTCACACAGCTGTTGGACAAGGCCAATGACCCCCATCTGGGAACGCCCTCCCCTGAAGACTGTGAACTGGAG ACGTATGACATGTTTCCAGACACCATTCACTCCCGGGGTCAGCACGGCCCGGCCGAGAGGACCCCCTCGGAGATCCAGT TTCACCAGGTGAAATTTGGTGCCCCACGCAGGAAGGAAACAGACCCCCTAAATGAGCCG TGGGAGGAGGAGTGGACgctgctggggaaggaggagctgAGTGG GAGCCTGCTGCAGTCAGTCCAGGAGGCCCTGGAGGAAAG GAGCCTGACCATGCGGCCAGCCTCGGAACTGCAG GAGCTGGACTCTCCAGAGGATTCCATGGGAACCATCAAGCGGGCCCCATTCTTGGGGCCACCCCCCTCTGAGCCTGCAGCTGAGGACCCTCTATCCAGCCCCCCAG gaaccctgcccccacctccacaaGGCCCTGACAGCCCCCCACTGCTGCCCACCGCCTGGGCCACCATAAAGCAGCAGGAGGATCCTGAG AGGTCGTCCTGCCATGGgctgcccccaacccccaagGTGCAC ATGGGGGCCTGCTTCTCCAAAGTCTTCAATGGCTGCCCCCTGCGGATCCACGCTGCTGTCACCTGGATTCACCCTGTTACTCGGG ACCAGTTCCTGGTGGTGGGGGCCGAGGAAGGCATCTACACCCTCAACCTGCATGAACTGCACGAGGACACGCTGGAGAAG CTGATTTCACACCGCTGCTCCTGGCTCTACTGTGTGAACAATGTGCTGCTGTCACTCTCAG GGAAATCTACGCACATCTGGGCCCATGACCTGCCAGGCCTGTTTGAGCAGCGGCGACTACAGCAACAGGTTCCCCTCTCCATCCCCACCAACCGCCTCACCCAGCGCATCATCCCCAG GCGTTTTGCCCTGTCTACCAAGATTCCCGACACCAAAGGCTGCCTGCAGTGTCGTGTGG TGCGGAACCCCTACACGGGCAGCACCTTCCTGCTGGCCGCCCTGCCCGCCAGCCTGCTCCTGCTGCAGTGGTATGAGCCGCTGCAGAAGTTCCTGCTGCTGAAG AACTTCTccagccctctgccctgcccagctgggATGCTGGAGCCACTGGTGCTGGACGGGAAGGAGCTGCCTCAGGTGTGTGTGGGGGCCGAGGCACCCGAGGGGCCTGGCTGTCGTGTCCTGTTCCATGTCCTGCCCCTGGAGGCTGGCCTGACGCCTGACATCCTCATCCCACCTG AGGGGATCTCAGGCTCGGCCCAGCAGGTGATCCAGGTGGACAGGGACACCGTCCTCGTCAGCTTTGAAC GCTGTGTGAGGATAGTCAACATGCAGGGTGAGCCCACGGCCACACTGGCACCTGAGCTGACCTTTGACTTCCCCATCGAGACTGTGG TGTGTCTTCAGGACAGCGTGCTGGCCTTCTGGAGCCATGGGATGCAAGGCCGCAGCCTGGATACCAACGAG GTGACCCAGGAGATCACAGATGAGACGAGGATCTTCCGAGTGCTCGGGGCCTACAG AGACATCATCCTGGAGAGCATTCCCACCGACAACCTGGGAGCACACAGCAACCTTTACATTCTCACAGGCCATCAGAGCACTTACTGA